One window of Triticum dicoccoides isolate Atlit2015 ecotype Zavitan chromosome 5A, WEW_v2.0, whole genome shotgun sequence genomic DNA carries:
- the LOC119299757 gene encoding uncharacterized protein LOC119299757 isoform X1, which produces MPHRRDGPARRRVGVPLSCRMWSGSPRGRTKARRCQHAPSPSRSYTPTSAVQICRGRCSSDKRFGGKKLIQPWSSPRRRTSSITPAAVQDVIGIVIQKKGNRD; this is translated from the exons ATGCCCCATCGCCGTGACGGCCCTGCGCGCCGCCGAGTTGGAGTTCCACTAAG CTGCAGGATGTGGAGCGGGTCGCCGAGGGGGAGGACTAAGGCGAGACGTTGCCAGCATGCCCCGTCGCCGTCAAGGTCCTACACGCCGACCAGTGCCGTACAGATCTGTCGTGGCCGATGCAG CAGTGACAAGCGATTTGGAGGGAAAAAGCTGATCCAGCCATGGTCCTCGCCTAGGAGGAGGACGAGTTCCATCACACCAGCAGCAGTTCAG GATGTAATCGGGATTGTCATTCAAAAAAAAGGAAATCGGGACTGA
- the LOC119299757 gene encoding uncharacterized protein LOC119299757 isoform X2 has translation MPHRRDGPARRRVGVPLRMWSGSPRGRTKARRCQHAPSPSRSYTPTSAVQICRGRCSSDKRFGGKKLIQPWSSPRRRTSSITPAAVQDVIGIVIQKKGNRD, from the exons ATGCCCCATCGCCGTGACGGCCCTGCGCGCCGCCGAGTTGGAGTTCCACTAAG GATGTGGAGCGGGTCGCCGAGGGGGAGGACTAAGGCGAGACGTTGCCAGCATGCCCCGTCGCCGTCAAGGTCCTACACGCCGACCAGTGCCGTACAGATCTGTCGTGGCCGATGCAG CAGTGACAAGCGATTTGGAGGGAAAAAGCTGATCCAGCCATGGTCCTCGCCTAGGAGGAGGACGAGTTCCATCACACCAGCAGCAGTTCAG GATGTAATCGGGATTGTCATTCAAAAAAAAGGAAATCGGGACTGA
- the LOC119299756 gene encoding uncharacterized protein LOC119299756 codes for MYTPRSQRLKETIARTYPPNMRSASHLNQIANKRFSQPIFLTLSQISQKVKHTSMDAMDSIGRRVRHDSRKKKKSSLLQSEEYEFYTPALRRKRALSQQTHDSNDIMYTQNKKMNPGKSSAQQLKQLKEDLINFQAEIDRVTQNIVVDYVNTTPETAKLVKIKDILLTQKYLKCLTTPDHSSFAAWVDDDVLDAAFELLRLDGLEGVRDHGTVYVERSTIVNILKRDGTVPNCTLDVLSGKSGTKWGDNYLKHDMIFLPSNIPNHHWFLAVVNSQKREIQILDSLQSRNNRKEVIAAVRL; via the exons ATGTACACCCCCAGAAGTCAAAGactgaaagagacgatagcaagaaCTTACCCTCCGAATATGAGGTCTGCATCACATCTTAACCAAATTGCTAACAAACGTTTTTCTCAACCCATATTCCTAACCTTAAGTCAAATATCGCAGAAGGTCAAGCATACGTCCATGGATGCCATGGACTCCATAGGGAGGCGTGTCAGACATGACAGCCGGAAGAAAAAGAAGTCTTCACTCCTTCAGAGCGAGGAATACGAATTTTACACCCCCGCGCTCAGAAGGAAAAGAGCTCTATCTCAACAGACACATGACAGTAACGATATTATGTACACACAGAATAAGAAGATGAATCCCGGGAAAAGCAGCGCCCAGCAGCTAAAACAGCTCAAGGAGGACTTGATCAATTTTCAGGCAGAAATAGATCGAGTTACACAGAATATAGTAGTTGACTATGTAAACACTACTCCTGAGACCGCCAAGTTGGTGAAGATCAAGGACATACTTCTAACGCAGAAGTATCTTAAATGCCTGACAACACCAGATCATTCCTCCTTTGCAGCTTGGGTGGATGACGAT GTACTCGATGCGGCGTTTGAACTCCTACGCCTGGACGGACTAGAAGGTGTACGAGACCATGGTACCGTGTATGTCGAAAGGTCGACCATTGTCAACATCCTAAAGAGAGATGGCACAGTCCCGAATTGTACCTTGGATGTTTTAAGCGGCAAATCAGGCACTAAATGGGGAGATAACTACCTGAAGCATGACATG ATTTTCCTACCTTCAAATATTCCCAACCACCACTGGTTCCTGGCTGTTGTCAACTCCCAAAAGAGGGAGATTCAAATTCTGGACTCACTCCAATCACGCAACAACCGCAAAGAAGTAATTGCTGCGGTGAGGCTCTAA